In the Mangifera indica cultivar Alphonso unplaced genomic scaffold, CATAS_Mindica_2.1 Un_0040, whole genome shotgun sequence genome, one interval contains:
- the LOC123206523 gene encoding bidirectional sugar transporter SWEET5-like → MAIDRGTLTYLAGICGNIISFGLFLSPLPTLIRICKQKAVHAFKPDPYLATTLNCIMWLFYGLPLVTKDNLLVITINSVGLLMELGYVTIFFIYSPWAKRRRITYVLIFEVVFAAIVVFVTLFFFHSLKDRAMIVGTVCIVFNVIMYTSPLTVMKMVIKTKSVKYMPFTLSLANFVNGCIWSLYAILKRDTYVLIPNALGTLSGVVQLVMYAVYYKTTNWDEDDEEDTPQEVQLSNKA, encoded by the exons ATGGCAATCGACAGAGGGACCCTTACATACCTTGCAGGCATTTGCG GAAACATAATCTCTTTCGGCTTGTTTCTTTCCCCACT CCCAACACTGATCAGAATATGCAAGCAAAAAGCAGTTCATGCGTTCAAGCCTGATCCATACTTGGCTACCACTCTGAATTGCATCATGTGGTTGTTCTACGGGCTACCCCTTGTCACAAAAGACAACCTGTTGGTTATTACTATCAATTCTGTAGGTCTTCTAATGGAGTTGGGCTATGTCACCATCTTCTTCATCTATTCTCCATGGGCAAAGCGC AGGAGAATTACGTATGTTCTTATCTTTGAGGTGGTGTTCGCGGCCATTGTGGTTTTCGTCACCTTGTTTTTCTTCCATTCTCTTAAAGATAGAGCCATGATTGTGGGCACTGTCTGTATCGTCTTCAATGTAATTATGTACACTTCTCCTCTAACAGTCATG AAAATGGTGATCAAGACAAAGAGCGTCAAGTACATGCCTTTTACTCTCTCATTAGCTAACTTTGTCAATGGCTGCATCTGGAGTCTTTACGCAATTCTTAAACGTGATACATATGTCTTG ATACCCAATGCTTTGGGAACATTATCTGGTGTAGTGCAGCTAGTGATGTATGCAGTTTactataaaacaacaaattggGACgaggatgatgaagaagataCACCACAAGAAGTCCAACTGTCCAATAAAGCTTGA
- the LOC123206507 gene encoding serine/threonine-protein kinase STY13-like, giving the protein MKENNDGFVRADQIDLKSLDELERHLNRALTLEKTKRSNSDDNILITAGATATPNSFKKQQRQDWEIDPTKLIIKSVIARGTFGTVHRGIYDGQDVAVKLLDWGEEGHRTEAEINSLRLAFTQEVAVWHKLDHPNVTKFIGATMGSSDLQIQTENGQISLPSSVCCVVVEYLPGGALKSYLIKNRRRKLAFKVVVQLALDIARGLSYLHSQKIVHRDVKTENMLLDKTRTVKIADFGVARVEASNPNDMTGETGTLGYMAPEVLNGNPYNRKCDVYSFGICLWEIYCCDMPYPDLSFAEVTSAVVRQNLRPEIPRCCPSSLANVMKRCWDANPDKRPEMDEVVKMMEAIDTSKGGGMIPVDQAQGCLGCLCFRRYRGP; this is encoded by the exons ATGAAGGAAAACAATGATGGGTTCGTGAGAGCAGATCAGATTGATCTCAAAAGTTTAGATGAGCTCGAGAGACACTTGAATAGAGCATTGACTCTGGAAAAGACCAAGAGAAGTAATTCTGATGACAATATTTTGATTACGGCAGGTGCTACAGCGACGCCCAATTCTTTTAAGAAGCAACAAAGACAAGACTGGGAGATCGACCCTACTAAACTCATCATCAAGAGTGTCATTGCCCGGGGCACCTTCGGCACTGTCCACCGTGGCATCTACGATGGTCAGGATGTTGCTG ttaAGTTGCTTGATTGGGGAGAGGAAGGCCATCGGACAGAAGCTGAGATTAACTCGTTAAGGTTAGCTTTTACACAAGAAGTTGCTGTCTGGCATAAACTTGATCATCCTAATGTTACGAAG TTTATTGGGGCGACAATGGGCTCATCAGACCTACAAATACAAACTGAAAATGGTCAAATTAGCTTGCCGAGTAGCGTATGTTGTGTTGTTGTTGAGTATCTTCCTGGGGGTGCTCTGAAATCTTACCTCATAAAGAACAGGAGAAGAAAACTGGCTTTCAAAGTGGTTGTGCAGCTAGCACTTGATATTGCTAGGGG GTTGAGTTACCTTCATTCACAGAAGATTGTTCACAGAGATGTAAAGACGGAGAACATGCTGTTGGACAAGACCCGTACTGTAAAAATTGCTGATTTTGGCGTTGCTCGTGTCGAAGCTTCAAATCCTAATGATATGACTGGAGAGACTGGAACTCTTGGGTACATGGCTCCTGAG GTTCTCAATGGCAACCCATATAACAGAAAATGTGATGTATACAGTTTTGGCATCTGTTTATGGGAGATATATTGTTGTGACATGCCATATCCTGACCTCAGTTTCGCAGAAGTCACCTCAGCTGTGGTTCGCCAG AATTTGAGACCAGAGATTCCAAGATGTTGTCCAAGTTCTCTAGCAAATGTAATGAAGCGATGTTGGGATGCTAATCCTGATAAACGGCCTGAGATGGATGAGGTAGTTAAAATGATGGAGGCCATTGACACATCAAAGGGTGGCGGTATGATCCCTGTTGATCAGGCTCAAGGTTGTCTCGGTTGTCTCTGCTTTAGAAGGTATCGAGGGCCTTGA
- the LOC123206533 gene encoding bidirectional sugar transporter SWEET5-like has protein sequence MAIDRGTLTTLAGICGNIISFGLFLSPLPTLIRICKQKAVHAFKPDPYLATTLNCIMWLFYGLPLVTKDNLLVITINSAGLIMELGYVTIFFIYSPWAKRRRITYVLIFEVVFAAVVVFVTLFFFHSLKDRAMIVGILCIVFNVIMYTSPLTVMKMVIKTKSVKYMPFTLSLANFVNGCIWSLYAILKRDTYVLIPNALGTLSGVVQLVMYAVYYKTTNWDEDDEEDIPQEVQLSNNA, from the exons ATGGCGATCGATAGAGGGACCCTTACAACCCTTGCAGGCATTTGCG GAAACATCATCTCTTTCGGCTTGTTTCTTTCCCCACT CCCAACACTGATCAGAATATGCAAGCAAAAAGCAGTTCATGCGTTCAAGCCTGATCCATACTTGGCTACCACTCTGAATTGCATCATGTGGTTGTTCTACGGGCTACCCCTTGTCACAAAAGACAACCTGTTGGTTATTACTATCAATTCTGCAGGTCTTATAATGGAGTTGGGCTATGTCACCATCTTCTTCATCTATTCTCCCTGGGCAAAGCGC AGGAGAATTACGTATGTTCTTATCTTTGAGGTCGTGTTCGCCGCCGTTGTGGTTTTCGTCACCTTGTTTTTCTTCCATTCTCTTAAAGATAGAGCCATGATAGTGGGCATTTTGTGCATCGTCTTCAATGTAATTATGTACACTTCTCCTCTAACAGTCATG AAAATGGTGATCAAGACAAAGAGCGTCAAGTACATGCCGTTTACTCTCTCATTAGCAAACTTTGTCAATGGCTGCATCTGGAGTCTTTATGCAATTCTTAAACGTGATACATATGTCTTG ATACCCAATGCTTTAGGAACATTATCTGGTGTAGTGCAGCTAGTGATGTACGCAGTTTactataaaacaacaaattggGACgaggatgatgaagaagatatACCACAAGAAGTCCAACTCTCCAATAATGCTTGA